Genomic window (Akkermansiaceae bacterium):
GATGGATGAACGCCAGGACGACTTCCATCTCCAGACACAGGACGACGTCACGGCATCGCCCGATGACGTGATGCTCCAGAACGAACTACGAGCCGCCGTCGACAAGGCGATCGCAGACCTGCCGGAAAAACAGCGCCTCGCGGTGATCCTGAGACGCTACGAAGGCATGCCGTATGATGAGATCGGCCGCGTGCTGGAGCTCTCCGTTTCAGCTGTAAAAAGCCAGCTGTTCCGTGCCCGGAATACCCTGCGCGATTCACTCCAGGAGTATCTGGAGTCTTGAGCCGTCACCCCGGCCCTGGCCCCGGCCTCAATTCCGCGACTTTCCTACTTTGCAGAAAATCCCGGCTCGTCTAGGGTGCCCTCATGCTCCGCTTCCTCAGTGCTCTCATCCTCACCATCCTCCCCCTCAGCCTCAGTGCCAGGGTGTCCACGACCATGCTCGCCTCCGGCTTTAAGGAGGCCGTCTGGGCCGAATCCCCTGCCGGTGTCAAAAACTTCCTCTGGGTGGTCGAAAAAGAAGGCACCATCCGCATACTCAACCGCGCCACCGGCGGGAAAAGTGATTTTCTCGACATCAGGGACCGTATCAAGATCAGGATGAACGAACAGGGTTTGTTAGGGATGGCGTTCAGTCATGATTACCTCGAGTCCGGGCGCTTCTATGTCTATTACACCAACCTCAAGGGCGACAGCGAGATTTGCCGGTTCACCGCCCACGGTGAGGGCATGCGGAGCTGCAACGCGGCCAGCCGTGAACTCGTTCTCACTTTCCACCAGAATGCCCGCAACCACAATGGTGGCTGGATCGGTTTCGGCCCCGACGGCTATCTCTACATCGCAACCGGTGATGGCGGTGCAGCCAATGACCCCAAAGACCACGGTCAGGACCTGTCCACCCATCTGGGCAAGCTGTTACGCATCGATGTGTCCCCGGAAAAAGGCTACCGCATCCCGAACGACAACCCGTTTAAAAACCGGGCAAACGCCAAACCCGAAATCTACGCCTACGGTCTGCGCAATCCATGGCGGTGCTCGTGGGACAGCAAAACAGGCGACTTCTACATCGGTGACGTCGGCCAAAACCACTGGGAGGAAATCAACTTCATGCCCGCGGGAAAAGGCAATGGCGCCAACTACGGCTGGCGACTCCGTGAAGGATTGATCGCCACTCCGAACCCACAAGCCGGGGGCGACCGGCCAGCCAACGCCATCGACCCGGTCTACGTTTACAAACATGGCGGCAAGTCCGACGAAGGTGTCTCCGTCACCGGTGGCTACGTCTACCGGGGACCGATCGCGAGCCTCCAGGGGAAATACTTTTTTGCCGACTACGCCAACCCTCGCATCTGGTCATTTGAAGTAAAAAACGGCAAAGCCACCCACTTCGAAGACTGGACAGACCGCTTGCAGCCGGAAAACGGCAGGATTACCACCATCGCCTCTTTCGGCCAGGACAACGATGGCAACCTGCTCATCATCTCCCACTCTGGCAGCATCTATCAGGTTGTTGAGAAGTGATCCAAGAATACTGCCTTCTACACTCTAAAAGGAACCCCCACCACCCATGGACGATTTTTCAGACTCGCCGTCGACTCTCTCCAAAGACCGCGCGGAGTCATTATGCCCCTGCAAAAGCATGCACAGCTATTACACCTGCTGTATGCCTCTCCATTACCACAAGGCCAAGGCTGAGACGGCCGAGGAATTGATGCGGTCACGCTACAGCGCTTACTTTTTCAGAATGAGCCAGTATCTGGTCGAGACAACCCACCCCGATACCAGGGAGCCCAGGCTCAAGGAGGAGCTGGATAAAACCATCCATGACATCAACTGGTATTTTCTCGAGATCGTTGCCACCTCCAAGGGGGGCACCAACGACAAAGTCGGCAAGGTTGAGTTTATCGCCCGTTGTTATGTCGACGGCGAAGCCCGGGAACTCCACGAACGAGCCCGCTTCAAACGCTATAAAGGCGTCTGGAAATACCTGGCGGGGAAGTCTGGATAGTCGGGAAAAAAGCTGCCCTTGCCCAATAGTCATGGCGTATTATCCTCGGAGCGTGTCCGAGACCTCCACCACCCCCGATCAAAAAGTCATCGTCGTAGGCGACCTGCACTTGTTTGCAGCCCGCTCGCGCGGATTGGATCATTGGGAGCAATTGCCGGGCCGTATTGCGGCAAGCAATGCAGGCCGTTGTGTCTTGATGGGAGATATATTTGATTTCCCGTGGGCACGTCAGTTAGGCAAAAAGCGGGCCATCACCAAAGCTGCTTCGATGGTGGAGGAACTGATCGCAAAGTTTCCAAGCACTCAATTCCACTACCTCTACGGCAACCACGATCAGCACCCCGAATTTGAACATCAACTGGAGCTTCACGGCAACACCTTCGGAAACCTGACTTGCCATTCCGTCTGTCTGCGTATCGCGAACACGGTCTTCATGCATGGTGATGCCGCGGACCGTCGGGACATGGATACGGAAACCATGGTGCGCCGTCGACGTGACCGCACAACCAGGCCACTCCACGGCGGCATCCACGAATTTCTATACGGCCTGGCCGTCCGCTTGAGGATCGATGAGGCTGTTACTGCCCCACCCTTTTTCCCCGACTTCATCCACCGACGGCTAATCGACTTCATTGAGCGTCAGGGCCATGAAAACATTGAACACATCGTCTACGGCCACACCCATCGGAAGATCCAACAACATCGCTACGACGGCATTACCTTCACCAACGCCGGAGCGCCAAGTGGCTACCGACGCTACGAGCATTTGACTCTCAAGATCCGACCATCAATCCCACATCAATCCACATGCGGGATATCGTAAACGTCGCGCAGCTTGTCCTTGAGTTCCTTCCCAATGACCATCAGTGCGGGCAACAAGACCAGCGTGATCACTGTGGCAAAGAGTATACCAAAGGCGAGCGACGCGGCCATCGGCTTGAGGAACTGGGCCTGCACCTCGGTTTCCAACAAAATCGGAGCAAGCCCCAAAAACGTGGTCAGCGATGTCAGTAGGATGGCGCGGAAACGGTCGGCACCAGCACGTCGGGCTGCATCAATTAAGGTCATCCCCTGCTCCCGCAGGCTATCCACATGGCACACAAGCACCAGCGAATCGTTTACCACCACACCCGAGAGTGCCAGGATACCAAAAACGGACAAAATTGAAACAGGCATCCCCATCGCAAAGTGGCCTAACAGGGCGCCAATAATTCCAAAGGGAATGACCGCCATGATGATCAGGGGTTTGGCGTAACTCTTCAGCGGGATTGCAATGAGGATGTAGATGAAGACGATTGAAAAAACAAAACCCTTCTTCAACGAGGACATTGATTTTTGACGCTGTTCAATATCACCACTCTGACTGATGGAAATGCCAGGATGTTTCGCCAGCAGTTTCGGGAAAAACTCCTCGTCCAGACGGCTCGTCACATCGCCGGGCGAAGTGGTGGCTTTATCCACCGATGCCTCCACTCCTACCACCCGCTTGCTGTCGTAACGCTCAATGGATGCCAGTGATTCCGAGTAACGGGTCTCTGCAACAACCCCAAAGGGAATGATTGTGCCGTCCTGTTTTCTGACACGCATATTGCGCAGTGTATCGAGTGAATCACGTTGTTCGATAGGGTAGCGCACCATCACCCTTACTTCATCGCGACCTCGCTGCACGCGCTGGGCTTCACGCCCGTAAAAGGCATCACGGACATTGAGAGCCAGATCACGTTTGGTCAGTCCGCCGGCCTGGGCTTCCGGTGTGATCGAGTAAAGAATTTCAGGTTTTCCTGAATCAAAGGTGTCAAGGATATCGTAAACGCCACTGTAGGTAGCCAACTCCTGCTTCATTTCTTCGGCAGCGGCTTTCAATTCCTCAAGATTCTCACTCTCAAGGTTTACCTTGAGGTCGCCACCGGGTGGGCCGGCTCGGGCAGCTACCTGCAAGGACCGCGCGCCGGCGATGGGACCAATTGCCTTGCGCCAGTCTTTGATGATCTGATCGGTCGATAAAAACTCACGCGTGGTCGAGCGAGTCAGTTCCGTAGCAATGGCAGCCTTGGTATTGGTATCACAAGACACCTGGATCTCGACAAATGGGTTATGCCCGTATTTTTCCTGATACTTTGCACCCAGCTCGTAGGCTGCGGCAGCGATGCGTTCTGCGTTGGCATGCAGGTATTCGACCGATTGCCCTTGTTCTAATTCCAACAGCACGGCCGCATTGTCGCGATAAATGTTAGGGAATGTAACAAAGCGCAGCTTACCGGCAGGAAACAGACCGATCACAACTATAAAGATAGCAACAAACACGCCCACTGTAGCATAACGCCACTCGATGACAAAGCGGACCGTTGGCCGGTAGGTTTTATCGATCAACCAGTTCAGGCCATTCGA
Coding sequences:
- a CDS encoding PQQ-dependent sugar dehydrogenase, which codes for MLRFLSALILTILPLSLSARVSTTMLASGFKEAVWAESPAGVKNFLWVVEKEGTIRILNRATGGKSDFLDIRDRIKIRMNEQGLLGMAFSHDYLESGRFYVYYTNLKGDSEICRFTAHGEGMRSCNAASRELVLTFHQNARNHNGGWIGFGPDGYLYIATGDGGAANDPKDHGQDLSTHLGKLLRIDVSPEKGYRIPNDNPFKNRANAKPEIYAYGLRNPWRCSWDSKTGDFYIGDVGQNHWEEINFMPAGKGNGANYGWRLREGLIATPNPQAGGDRPANAIDPVYVYKHGGKSDEGVSVTGGYVYRGPIASLQGKYFFADYANPRIWSFEVKNGKATHFEDWTDRLQPENGRITTIASFGQDNDGNLLIISHSGSIYQVVEK
- a CDS encoding SecC motif-containing protein; the encoded protein is MDDFSDSPSTLSKDRAESLCPCKSMHSYYTCCMPLHYHKAKAETAEELMRSRYSAYFFRMSQYLVETTHPDTREPRLKEELDKTIHDINWYFLEIVATSKGGTNDKVGKVEFIARCYVDGEARELHERARFKRYKGVWKYLAGKSG
- a CDS encoding metallophosphoesterase, encoding MSETSTTPDQKVIVVGDLHLFAARSRGLDHWEQLPGRIAASNAGRCVLMGDIFDFPWARQLGKKRAITKAASMVEELIAKFPSTQFHYLYGNHDQHPEFEHQLELHGNTFGNLTCHSVCLRIANTVFMHGDAADRRDMDTETMVRRRRDRTTRPLHGGIHEFLYGLAVRLRIDEAVTAPPFFPDFIHRRLIDFIERQGHENIEHIVYGHTHRKIQQHRYDGITFTNAGAPSGYRRYEHLTLKIRPSIPHQSTCGIS
- a CDS encoding efflux RND transporter permease subunit: MNPLQKHPFITWFATNPVVANILMLTILAAGVFTALNIRKEGFPAFAAESVTVRVPIRGGTPEDVERGVAIKIEEAIQDVDGIDHVRSVSQDNIATITIDAKEGYPINKLLDDVKIRVDAIPSFPEQAEKPVITENKRTNNVLWVELYGDVPEAVRKEAARKFRDALLREDSISKVETFGARDYEISIEPSEEKLRLYQLTFDEVASAVSNNSLDLGGGVIRSKRGDISLRSRDQAYRKADFENIPVRTNPDGTRIFVKDVAEVRDAFVDQSFLNRFRGQPTTSLKITTDGNDDIINAVSEARKVVEEYEGLPEGVQLASWLDGSVDIRDRLSLLGRNGAIGVLLVLGSLMLFLNLRLAFWVALGIPISLSGALALFPIPGLDLSVNVISAFGFLIVLGVVVDDAIVIGESIYSEKENDDHAEEGDGPVITTVRGVSKVVTPATFGVITTIAAFLPLTQVSGRMGNVFGQIATAVVLCLIFSLIESKLILPSHLAHLNVHKKPRNPVTRSWARFQKAVSNGLNWLIDKTYRPTVRFVIEWRYATVGVFVAIFIVVIGLFPAGKLRFVTFPNIYRDNAAVLLELEQGQSVEYLHANAERIAAAAYELGAKYQEKYGHNPFVEIQVSCDTNTKAAIATELTRSTTREFLSTDQIIKDWRKAIGPIAGARSLQVAARAGPPGGDLKVNLESENLEELKAAAEEMKQELATYSGVYDILDTFDSGKPEILYSITPEAQAGGLTKRDLALNVRDAFYGREAQRVQRGRDEVRVMVRYPIEQRDSLDTLRNMRVRKQDGTIIPFGVVAETRYSESLASIERYDSKRVVGVEASVDKATTSPGDVTSRLDEEFFPKLLAKHPGISISQSGDIEQRQKSMSSLKKGFVFSIVFIYILIAIPLKSYAKPLIIMAVIPFGIIGALLGHFAMGMPVSILSVFGILALSGVVVNDSLVLVCHVDSLREQGMTLIDAARRAGADRFRAILLTSLTTFLGLAPILLETEVQAQFLKPMAASLAFGILFATVITLVLLPALMVIGKELKDKLRDVYDIPHVD